The genome window CAGGTCATTTTTCACGTAGAACCACTCCTGCATCCAGGCCCCAGACCATCTCTTCCAAAATGTCGGAACTGGGTATCTCACCTCAAAGCGAggcacgaagctgtagcaaccgaagttgttgtgatattgctcctttccggtagccttcgtctcataagacAGCTCATGGATGTTACAGAagcattttgcatttggttctaacccctggctcctcatggcccaaataaagATCCCCATCTTGGTGATAGCTTCaggagtaagctgatgaaggtaaatttcaaaaGTCTTCAGAACTTCGACCAGCAACTTATccagagggaaccgaagccctgccttcatgaagcttctaTAAACTACTAGCTTCAGGCAGAGGGACATTATTTCCCCCTCCAGCCCTCACAATTGAAATATCAtggaaataccttcccctcattgcatcaatttgcccttgcttgatggttgatttcccgaagacaaaatggcttggtctccagggccgatcttcggtgcTTTCATTCTCGCTTTCTACATCAAAGCTTTCACTATCACTGGAACCCTCATATATCCCAGCTAACATCTCATGTGCAATCTTCTCTGCGTTGgtttttccatagcttcgtaaaactcgGACAGCGTCGGGTCAACAATCTTCTTCTCGCCAGCCATCAAATCGACGGTCGTTGAAATGCCGAAGCTTGAAATCCAATTAAACTTGGCAAAGCAAGAAAGTTAAAATGACGAGCACAATGTAAGCAACTAAAATGACACAAGAGATGCTTTCAATGCAAGCTCCTATTTATATGTCTAGCGCCCTACAGTTTGGTGGGTCCCGCATGTCCGTGTCATTCgcaattctagcgaagggaaggtattttttcaaACCTTtggttaaaggccttcgttcacatcgcagtctaaatttgttgcaaagaaacaaatcaatactacgaggggctactgttgggggccttcctattccgaaggtcctaaaaaatgtgATTAACCATGTCTTTTCAGTATATGGATTATTAAGGGGCTCCGGCTTCGGCATGAAGATCTATGACAAGAGTAGAGGTATAACCCGAAGGTGACAAAAATGGGCAACGAAGCTATAGTCAAGGGACTTTGGCTCGGGTTGACGACAAAGACCAAATACAATAGTGACCAAAAAGGGAtaaagactatttagtccttaCTGTTTTGTATTATAATTGTAGACGGTtgacaaggacataaatgtacttttactcgggtcgcgtcccgtgcctataaatagataaacagtagcaccgtactgttcacgctggattgtattcactctctcTCATCCCCGCCTTCGAGCAAACCGAATGTATCCATGTAATATTGATATTGttgatattcatatatgttttataGAATGCAAGAATAAATGAATCATTACGATATAATTATAATGTCCATCCTTATGCATTCTCATCTATGTATTAATATGATGAAGGTAAATCCTTCCTGACCATCGTCTCGGTAAGCATTATACCCTCAGAgagataatgctccgaaggacgaaaaTTCTTAacgattaacaattgtgttgcattgttctttattcacagcatttgagaacaagtgactaacATGTGGTAAAGCTAAAAAGGCATTTTTTAATTGGTATTATAATAGTAGAATTGTATAGTTATCAAATTTTGAGATACAAACACAAAAGCGTATGCAAGTTACACATTTGCAggcaaaacacacacacacacaccataTTGTTACAAACATACTCCTATTTCCTTCCTTCTTACATATGCAGATTTTCCTTTAGTTGGTGCTCCTTTCAAGTTTCAACCAGTTCCAAGATAATCTAATGACGAATGAGAAGGAAAACAAATTAGAACTACGGAACACCACAACACAATCTGATTTTGATGGGAAGGAACCGGAACACAATTCAAGATAATCTAATTTCATTTTGGAAACAAGTTGGGAAGGAACAGGTGATAAATCTTCAGCTTCAATGATACTTCGATACTTTCTCTGtcccaaattaaaatttattttatCTTTTTACTAAATTTATACAATAATTAATATAGTATTATATATATGTCTAGTTTCATATTTTTTTATATAAATATGAGTATATAATTTTAAAACAAAAACAACTACTATTTTAAGACGTAGGGAGTAACAATTTGTTGTGGCCGACAACCGGATCGTGGATGGACGGAGACAGTGAGACACGTGGGACACGGTGGTCGTTGGATTTGCAGCGGACGGTGCCGATCGCGTGGCTGGAGGGACGAGTCGCTTATCGCTTGCGAAGAAGCCTAAACGATGGCCTGGCTGTTCTGTCCTGTCCTGTCCATGTCCATGTCGGTGTCTTTCCCCGCACAGGAGCCGCGCTGCGCCACACCACGCCATTGCCATGCCAGTATGCCAGTTGCCACCGAGGTAAACAGCATAGCGACGGCTCAGCATAGAGACAAGTCCAGCGCTCAAGAGAGAGAGAGCAAGCCTTTCGGCCTCGCGtgatgcagcagcagcagccgtccGTCCGCGCCGTCACCATCCCCTTCGCCGACCTTAAGGTAACTAACCTTCCGCCACCGCAGACGCGACATTGCCAGCTCAGCGGTGTTTCATCACTCCTTTGGAGGCGGGCGGCTTGGCTTGGAGCTCAGCTGCTGTAACTCTGTCGGCGGGTACGGTGCGCGCAGGATCGGGGCAAGGACCTGGGCGGCTTCATCGAGGAAGGCTTCGGGCCTCAGGGGCTCGGCATCGTCTCCATCGCCGGCGTGAGTGATGTGATGCTACAGCGCGTCAGCGCTCGAGGCTGATGCTGTTGATGAGTAGATTCCGATTTCGCGACGGGACGAGTTGGTCACTTGGTCTCTCCTCGACAGCTTACGTGCGGTGTTTGCTTTGTGCACTCAGGTACCCGGTTACCCAGAGCTCAGGAAAAGGCTGCTGCGCTTGGCGCCAAGGCATGTTGTTTTGCACTCTCGTGGAAGTTCAGGGGCTTGAGGCCCTAATCAGGGCGATACGCCATGATTTTGTAcctttttctttctttctctgACTGAATTCTTTGCTGAAAAGATTCTTAATTACCCTCCCTACTGTTTGTTAGGATCGTCAGCCTTCCTGATGATGTGAAGAAACAACTGGAGGACCCAGATAGCAGGTCATAATTTAGGAATTTACAGAATGGTCTTCACCAGGGAGCTTTTGTCATGGTTGCTTAGTGTCTACTTGAATATTCCTcttctttcttcattttctttcagAACAATAAGAGCTCCTAAGCTAGGATTTGTATATAACTTGCACTTCAGTTCATACAAAGCTTATGTATTTCTTATGCATTATTGGCCTTGCTTCACAGATACCACTTTGGTTGGAGTCGTGTAGAAGAGAAATTCGAGTCTGAAAGATGGGGTAAGGACCTTTTCACTCTGCGTAATCATGCATCACATTGTATATAGAGCATCCTTTAAGCCTATCAGTTTCAGAaactttacaaaaatgaaaatgGCTTAGTAGGGGGATAAATGCAACTGGGAAAAAGAAGTTAGTTGTAAATTTCATCTTGGAATGATCCTTCAAGTTTGCACATAATGTCTTGGAATGCTTTTAGGCCCATAAGGCAAATTTCATCTGTTTTATGCAGACACAGCCAAAGGCTCCTACTTCGCCAACCCAGTTTTTGATGTCCCAACAACTGATGATGAGCTTGTAACTAGGTATAGTGTGcctaatccgaagctacctttctGTACAGTTTTAAGTATATTTGACAACTAGAAATGTGCTGATGTTATTATTGTTCCCACCCTGTTTTATGTACTGAAGCATCTTTTAGTCAATGGTAACTTCACTGTCTCGCTGCAGCTCAAGCTTGCTGGCTGTATCATTTTAAATCTGTAATGTTTGCTACTTGTCTGAACAGTTTGTAGCATTTATGCAAACGAAATTACAGTTCTAATTTTAGATGTAGCGTATTGAATATGTTGAAAGAACTCTTGAATTTCATTTTTAGATGTTCATATTGATATTGGTTCCTATTTTTGTATCATTTTAAATCTGTAATGTTTGCTACTTGTCTGAACAGTTTGTAGCATTTATGCAAACGAAATTACAGTTCTAATTTTTAGATGTAGCATATTGAATATGTTGAAAGAACTCTTGAATTTCATTTTTAGATGTTCATATTGATATTGGTTCCTGTTTTCTTTCTGATAATATAACATTTAGATACCCATCATACTGCCGACCAAACATATGGCCAAAGGATCATCTTCCTGAGCTTGAAATAGGTATGTGTTTTACAGGCCATATAAGGTACTCATGTATATTTATTCAAGAACTCTTATGGCAAATCACAAGTTGACAGTAGTTACCTTGAACAGAAATTTACTGTTAATTTCTAATGTTGTTACGAATTAAAGTAGTGAGACTTGGCACTCTACTCCTCAGGTTTACATACATTATGTAATGCAAATACATGCATCACACCTCACAAAAGATAACTAGTTAAGTATATTTCAAGACATTAATTTCCAGTTTAAGCCAACATGTTTACACTAATAATATCAGTATATGCTGTACATTTTGTTTAATGGTGGGTGACCTTTTCCCTCATACCCTCTAAGAGAGGAGGTGGGCAGCCAGCTTTGCTAACCGAGCTAGGCTTGCTTCTCTGAACTGATGTTTACATTATTGGTGTCTCTTGGATCTCATGAAATTAAATGCAAAAGGCATGAAAGAGTTACACTGATGCATTGCAATGCCCATTTATTTTCGTCTATCAGACGATTGTGACCTAATATTATCAAACACTTCTCATTCTTTCAATGGCTTGCTGTCTTTTTTCTTAAGTACTGAAAATCCCTATGCTAGCTACAGAAATGTCTATTTAAGTGTCTGTGAGTTCTTTTGGTAAAAGGTGAATTTGTCAACTAGAGTCAAGCTTATATGTATATCATTTATTTCATTTGTAGCATTCAAAGGTCTTGGAAAACTGATGTTGGAAGTTGGCTTGATGTTGGCTCATCATTGTGATCGCTATGGTATGTATTACTTAACCATAATTATGTTTGGTAAGGTTTATCTGTAAAACATCAACTCTGCTTGGTGCAAAAATTAATGAGTGATCCATGGAATCTTTTATCCTCTTTTAATGAAACATGTGTACTGCACTTCTTTTGGAGAATTTTTCAACTCATAGAACAAAGTGTGTCATAATAATAGTATATGCAATTGTGTAAATGTAGAAGGTAATGACCTTTTGAACATCTTAAAAATCATCATGTACTATGAGTTCAGAGAACAATTGCATACTTTGTTATTGATATATGGTGAAATCCAATGCAACACCCAATAGTGGTGTATCTTGTACAAAAATGCACCCCCTTGTCGGATATACGTGTGACCCTGCAGTTCAAGAAAATTTCTTCCTTCTGTGATATATCTCCGGAGAGGTCAATCCCCCAGGGATTGAGTTTTTTTTTTGTTAGATATTCATTTGTTTTAGCTTAATGGCCAACTTGTTACTAAGGAGCTGTTTTAAGTTTTTGGTATGGAAGCAATTCAGGTGGTAGGAAAACAATGGTTTTTTTCCGATAACCACAAGTTTTGTAATAATATGGAAAAATATGACATGCTAACTGAATCTCTTTTTCGaaactttaatattttctctTAGCTTACCAGTGAATCAAATGAATCAGCATCTCTGTGATTTCCAGTAATACAGCGAGGGGTGGGACAGTACATTGGTGAAAGCCTTGAGAAGACACTTGCTAGGTCAAGGTGTCCCAAGGGTCGTCTGCTGTACTACTTCCCCAAATCGTTTAGGTACACTCAgcaagcatatatatatatatatgtagtctCCTTTTTTTTTATAAAAGCAGAGGGGAAAGAGTATTCCCCACCTACCTACTATATTGCTCTGGAACAGCAAAGCACTTGCTGTTCAAACATGATAGGAGGTTTTACACACTCAACAGATTCAAGCCACAATGGAAACAAAGGCGTTACACCAATATGTGACTACATGACTATATCTTTTACAGGAGGACAACCATTAAAACACCGCACGATTTTACATACACTAATaggctgtttggtttgaggaatgagctagtcCATCACCTTCTCACTCcttacttttttgtttggtttgtggaatggaacgagttgatccatcatcacctcattccttatagttagttagttagtactaatatgagaaatggggtcatcccaccaaatttgaggaatggaccCATGATGCACCACCACATTTTGGATTTGCACCACCACATTTTGGATGTAgtaattcctcaaaccaaacaccccctaagacaTCCCACCCTTTGCCAACGTGGATCAAACAAACATTGCCCTTGTTTTGGTACCCAAGAGGTTTAACCAGATCTAAGACTTGCCATGTCTTCTCTAAAAAGTTTCTGGTTGTTTGTTACTGCAGCAAACAGGACGAAGTTTCGTCATGGTGTGGATGGCATACTGACTATGGATTTTTGACAGGTGAGGTGACCCATGCATGGTACCCCTATGGGTTGGTTTGGCTCCGTGTGTGTGATAACATGTGATCTATTTAGTACTTGCTGTCTTCACGCTTATATTGTTCTCATCCCAGATAGTTTTATGCATGCAGGACTTACATGTGGCTTGTTCACGAGAAAATCAGAGGAGGTCCCCTGTCCTGATATTGGAACTGGGCTGTATGTTCGGACTCGTGATAATCAAGTCGTCAAGGTTACTTTCTTTCAGTGTAGGATTCGCCTTGAGATAGATGGCATGCAAATGTAACGTACTGAGGTCGTCCCTGGCTTCACTAAGCATCAAGTAAAAATGATATGCACGTTTGCACTGGCAGCGCTAAGAAATATATATAGTGTTATAGACAACCTTCGACCAATCACTGTTCACGGTGTTTAATCAATATGTTTTTTCAGAGAGCTAGGTGTTGTGTGCTTATTTGTATTGTATGTACTTGAACGGACACTTGATCAGGTCACACTTGTGGATGATGAGTTGGTCTACCAAATTGGGGAGACTGCTGAAATACTATCAAGAGGGCATCTATGTGCAACCCCACACTGTGTGAAGGTATTTTCTAATCAACgctcacctctctctctctctctctctctctctctctctctctctctctctctaagtgGTAGCATAAACGCAACTTCTGAGCCTGGCTCAAGGTCTTTGCTTGCTGGTTTATCTCGTACTGTACTGGCATGTTTTAGTGTCTCAGCCAGTGGTTATAAGTTCTTATGGTTGCCAATGTTTGTTTATAGGCTCCCAGCAGCGAAGATGCTTCTGACGTTGGTCGCTCAACTTTCGTTCTGTTTATTCAGCCAAACTGGTAAGTGCAGTGCAGGTTTGTCTACCCATTTGCCATCTAGTAGAAATGATCGCTCACTTGTTAGGGTTTCTTCCTCCCATCTCAGTTGTGAAATGTGATGCAGAGAAACACTTTTGCATACTTCCCAGTTCGCTCGTTAAACTTTACCCAATTATTCTAGTCCAATTCAGACtgaagattttttttaaaaaaaaacaaacaaactgAATGGCAACAGGGAAGTGCTAGGTTTAATTTGTATTGTCTACTTGTGAATTCCCATATGTTATGCGCACGCATGTTTCCAAACTCCAAAGCCAAATCAACATTTGAAAATTTGGGCAGGGATGAGCCGCTGAAGCTTCCTAGTGAAATACGCTATCACCAGGAGGTTTGTCTACAGTACACaccgttttttttttcttttcttttctttttgtgtGCTCCATCGTGGTTTGCTTCTGCATGCTCCCTCCACTCCAAATGAGAAATGACCGCTCCTCTTTGACTCGGCAGTGCATTCCACCAACCAGGACACTTGCGTACGGCGAGTACTCCGAAAGAGTCTTGGCGAGTTTTAGCGGCAAGAGCGTGGAACAAACCTTGATGCCACAGTAAGAGGCTCCAGCCAGATGAATACTCCctctgtttctttttatttgtcgctggatagttcaattttatactatccagcgacaattaaaacgaaacggagggagtatatcatATGTATGATACCATACCATTCAAGCTACAGATAAGTGGACAGAAGCATATGCTGTTGTGGGATGGATGAATCGCACGCAGCTTAAAATAATGCAACAATAAGACTTTGTTTGCATACCTACCATCGTAGTGACACATGTGAATTGAGACGAATAACAAAGTGTTTACACGAGACCTTTTTTAAAACGGGTATTTACACGAGACCTAGAGGTACGTAATGTGCACCCCGTcctgtttgggattataatctatatagattatataatccaatgtAAATAAGCTAGTGAGGAAACAAACAAGCAATTTATATGataagattatataatctagcactTGAGATTATGATAATCCTATAAGCTTATCAAAGAGTGCTTATTTCAGCTTATTTTTTATGAAAGACCCACTACTCATGGCAAGTTGATTAAAATTACTTCCAATTGCTATCCACCTATCCATAAGCGTTCTCACCCACCAGACAATTAAAACAACCAAGGGTATTATTGTATTTATATGCATATGAATAATAAGTCAAGTCCAAATAATCTAAGCTAACAAACAGCAGCACCTAGCTTATTTAATCCAGAgcaaataatccagattatataatctagattataatttagattatataatctataagttgaaacaaacagggccttagaATCCTTAGATATAATTATTATTGTTGATACTTAATTGTTTAGCTGAATTATTATTTAAAAGTATACATCGAGTAAAAATTTACGGAGAATCCGAAACCCGATAGGTTCTAGCGCGCGTTTGGGATTTACACCCACGGCTGCGATCGCAGGCAGACCTATGTAGTTATGTAGCCTTAACTGGTACGATCTTGAGAAGTTTTTGCTCAAACCGACCAATTGCCTTCTCTATCATCCATCACTTACAATTACTGTCCCGGCTACGAGGCTGCGGAATACTTCGCAAATACAGATATACCCAGTTGCCAGTTTTTAGTGTTTTAATGCAAGAAACCTTTGAAGCTTGTTCAGTTAAGGATGGATTGAAGGAGATTGGAGAGATTACATCCCTTGCTAATTAAAATTGCTCAATCCCCTCGTTCCTCTTGCAACCGATCAAGGCCTATCAAGACTTTGAACATACTGACAGAAGAACATGCTTCATATAGCTGCACATAGATGGAATAAAAGAATGCATGGTAACAAAAACACAATTTATGAACTTGTCCGTGATGCAAGCGTACAGCAGCCTGGTGTCCCCTAGACCCTCAAGTACAAGGAACAAAAGCACAACTAAACGACACCGTACAGCTGCGGTAATCTATAGAATGACCTGACCTACAACAGACAAAAATCAGCTATATATGCCCCAGAATAGGGGAGACAATCGCCAGACGAGGGATAAAGAACATGTAAGAACAGATATCTTAGCCATCAGGGCTATTTGGACCATGCGACTGCATCGATTTCCGATTGGGCACTCCGGTACAGCTCCAGCCTCTTTGCAAGGTTAGTTCTGCGTTCCATGACTGCTGGATCTTCGTCGAGAAGCTTGGAAAGTTGCTTCATCTGCATGCAAAATGGTAGAATTATAAGATATGAATGGAGCCTCATAAGGCATTCCTTCAACAAGGGAATTGATGTCTTCCGGTGCTTGCAGGGCATTCCTTCACATGAGTGGGGTCTTGCATATTGCATGTGGTAAAGACTATAAGCACacaagcatagttgttaaggcgAGGTAAGGCGACTGACCCCCTTTTAACTTTTAAACGTTAAAGCGTAAGGCGAGACGACGCCTTAAATATAGTTAAGAATAGAAGATTATTGATATTTGAGAACGTGTGTAGGACAAAAATACTAATAAAGAAGAGAAAAATgataaagaaaaggaaaataatAGTCTAACCAGTCCAAATCAGCGCACTTGCCCATTAAAATTAGGTTACCCACTTATTCACTCACTCCCACCCTCTCCCAGCCGCACCCATCTTCCCTCTCTCAGCGCTCTCTCCCCCCGCTTTTCCCTCTGCCGCTTTTCCCTCTCTCCCAGCTGCCGCAGAGGTGAGGGGGTCAGGGGACCTCGCCATCGCAGCTGGAGCTCGCGGTCGCGGAGGGGAGGGGCCACCGCCGCCGCTGCTGATGGCACTCTCCAGGGACACG of Zea mays cultivar B73 chromosome 8, Zm-B73-REFERENCE-NAM-5.0, whole genome shotgun sequence contains these proteins:
- the LOC100193630 gene encoding uncharacterized protein isoform X1 — translated: MQQQQPSVRAVTIPFADLKDRGKDLGGFIEEGFGPQGLGIVSIAGVPGYPELRKRLLRLAPRIVSLPDDVKKQLEDPDSRYHFGWSRVEEKFESERWDTAKGSYFANPVFDVPTTDDELVTRYPSYCRPNIWPKDHLPELEIAFKGLGKLMLEVGLMLAHHCDRYVIQRGVGQYIGESLEKTLARSRCPKGRLLYYFPKSFSKQDEVSSWCGWHTDYGFLTGLTCGLFTRKSEEVPCPDIGTGLYVRTRDNQVVKVTLVDDELVYQIGETAEILSRGHLCATPHCVKAPSSEDASDVGRSTFVLFIQPNCAFHQPGHLRTASTPKESWRVLAARAWNKP
- the LOC100193630 gene encoding uncharacterized protein LOC100193630 — encoded protein: MQQQQPSVRAVTIPFADLKDRGKDLGGFIEEGFGPQGLGIVSIAGVPGYPELRKRLLRLAPRIVSLPDDVKKQLEDPDSRYHFGWSRVEEKFESERWDTAKGSYFANPVFDVPTTDDELVTRYPSYCRPNIWPKDHLPELEIAFKGLGKLMLEVGLMLAHHCDRYVIQRGVGQYIGESLEKTLARSRCPKGRLLYYFPKSFSKQDEVSSWCGWHTDYGFLTGLTCGLFTRKSEEVPCPDIGTGLYVRTRDNQVVKVTLVDDELVYQIGETAEILSRGHLCATPHCVKAPSSEDASDVGRSTFVLFIQPNWDEPLKLPSEIRYHQECIPPTRTLAYGEYSERVLASFSGKSVEQTLMPQ